The Henckelia pumila isolate YLH828 chromosome 2, ASM3356847v2, whole genome shotgun sequence genome includes a window with the following:
- the LOC140880085 gene encoding ubiquitin carboxyl-terminal hydrolase 6 gives MLTVSVKWQKELFPNVEIDTSQSPYLFKCQLYDLTGVPPERQKIMVKGGLLKDDADWAKVGVKEGQKLMMMGTADEVVKAPEKGPVFAEDMPEEEQVVTVGHSAGLINLGNTCYMNSTVQCLHFVPELKSALIKYLPSVRSSEIDLSTHQLTVATRELFNELDKNVKPVAPMRFLTELRKKYPQFAQVQNGLYMQQDAEECWTQLLYSLSLSLKATSSSEDADAVKRLFGIDLVSRVHCAESGEESTESESVYSLKCHISHEVNHLHEGLKHGLKSELEKASPSLGRSAIYTKDSRINDLPRYLTVQFVRFFWKRETNQKAKILRKVDYPLVLDVHDFCSDDLRKRLEVPRRVLRDEEGKKFGLKTSGSSSTAMNKDIKMTDAEEPLNVGEGSSESAVEQGTTLEKEHHVTGIYDLVAVLTHKGRSADSGHYVAWVKQENGKWIQFDDDNPIPQREEDIVRLSGGGDWHMAYICMYKARCVSM, from the exons TAAGTGTAAAATGGCAAAAAGAGCTATTTCCCAATGTTGAAATAGACACTAGTCAGTCCCCTTATCTTTTCAAGTGCCAGCTGTATGACTTAACTGGAGTACCACCTGAAAGACAAAAGATTATGGTAAAAGGAGGGTTATTAAAG GACGATGCAGATTGGGCAAAAGTAGGAGTAAAAGAG GGTCAGAAATTAATGATGATGGGAACTGCAGACGAGGTCGTGAAGGCCCCGGAAAAAGGCCCTGTGTTTGCAGAAGACATGCCTGAAGAAGAACAAGTGGTTACGGTG GGCCATTCTGCCGGTTTAATCAATCTGGGGAACACTTGTTATATGAACTCCACAGTACAATGCTTGCATTTTGTTCCAGAGTTGAAATCTGCTCTGATTAA GTATCTTCCTTCGGTAAGAAGCAGTGAAATTGACCTGTCCACTCATCAACTGACTGTTGCTACTCGAGAATTGTTTAACGAGCTTGATAAAAATGTCAAGCCGGTGGCACCAATGCGATTTTTAACG GAATTGCGGAAGAAATACCCTCAATTTGCCCAGGTTCAAAATGGACTTTATATGCAGCAG GATGCTGAAGAGTGCTGGACACAGCTCTTGTACTCTCTTTCGCTGTCTCTCAAAGCAACTAGTTCCAG TGAAGATGCTGATGCTGTGAAGAGACTTTTTGGTATTGACCTTGTTAGCAG GGTCCATTGTGCTGAAAGTGGCGAAGAAAGTACAGAGTCAGAGTCGGTATATTCATTAAAATGCCATATTTCACATGAGGTGAACCATCTTCATGAGGGCTTAAAACAT GGTCTGAAATCCGAATTGGAGAAGGCTTCTCCTTCTTTGGGACGCAGTGCTATTTACACCAAAGATTCACGCATAAATGACTTGCCAAG ATACTTGACTGTCCAATTTGTGCGATTTTTCTGGAAAAGAGAAACAAACCAGAAGGCAAAAATTTTGCGG AAAGTGGACTACCCATTGGTGTTAGATGTGCATGATTTTTGTTCAGATGATCTTCGCAAGAGATTGGAGGTTCCTCGTAGG GTCTTGAGAGATGAGGAAGGCAAGAAGTTTGGTCTGAAAACTAGTGGTAGTAGCTCGACTGCAATGAACAAAGATATCAAAATGACTGATGCTGAG GAACCATTAAATGTAGGAGAAGGGTCGTCTGAATCTGCAGTGGAACAAG GTACAACACTTGAGAAAGAGCATCACGTGACTGGAATATATGATTTAGTTGCTGTGCTCACACACAAGGGTAGAAGTGCTGATTCAGGGCACTATGTTGCTTGGGTTAAGCAAGAAAATG GGAAATGGATCCAATTCGACGACGATAATCCGATCCCACAACGCGAGGAGGACATTGTCAGACTTTCTGGAGGAG GTGATTGGCACATGGCGTACATTTGCATGTACAAGGCTCGCTGCGTCTCCATGTAA